Proteins encoded in a region of the Streptomyces sp. NBC_00513 genome:
- the mmsA gene encoding CoA-acylating methylmalonate-semialdehyde dehydrogenase, whose protein sequence is MKTVNHWIGGKTVEGASGNYGPVTDPATGEVTTQVALASSAEVDAAVAVAKEAFLSWGQSSLAARTKVLFAYRALLDANRDAIAELITAEHGKVHSDALGEVARGLEIVELACGITTQLKGELSTSVSNRVDVSSIRQPIGVVAGITPFNFPAMVPMWMFPLAVACGNTFILKPSEKDPSASNKLAELATEAGLPAGVLNVVHGDKVAVDALLAHPDIAAVSFVGSTPIARHIHTTASANGKRVQALGGAKNHMLVLPDADLDAAADAAVSAAYGSAGERCMAISAVVAVGAIADTLVEKIRERAEKIKIGPGNDPTSEMGPLITAAHRDKVASYVKGAAAQGADVVLDGTGYTVEGNENGHWIGLSLLDDVKTDSDAYRDEIFGPVLCVLRTETYEEGVALINASPFGNGTAIFTRDGGAARRFQLEIQAGMVGVNVPIPVPVGYHSFGGWKDSLFGDHHIYGNDGIHFYTRGKVVTTRWPDPSDAPAGVDLGFPRNH, encoded by the coding sequence ATGAAGACCGTCAACCACTGGATCGGTGGCAAGACCGTCGAGGGCGCGTCGGGCAACTACGGCCCGGTCACCGACCCGGCCACCGGCGAGGTCACCACCCAGGTCGCGCTCGCGTCGAGCGCCGAGGTCGACGCGGCGGTCGCCGTCGCGAAGGAGGCCTTCCTGTCCTGGGGCCAGTCCTCCCTGGCCGCCCGGACCAAGGTGCTGTTCGCCTACCGCGCCCTCCTGGACGCCAACCGCGACGCCATCGCCGAACTGATCACCGCCGAGCACGGCAAGGTGCACTCGGACGCGCTCGGCGAGGTGGCCCGCGGCCTGGAGATCGTCGAGCTGGCCTGCGGGATCACCACACAGCTCAAGGGCGAGCTGTCCACGTCGGTGTCCAACCGGGTGGACGTCTCCTCGATCCGCCAGCCGATCGGCGTGGTCGCCGGCATCACCCCGTTCAACTTCCCGGCGATGGTGCCGATGTGGATGTTCCCGTTGGCCGTGGCCTGCGGCAACACCTTCATCCTCAAGCCCAGCGAGAAGGACCCCTCGGCGTCCAACAAGCTGGCCGAGCTGGCCACGGAAGCCGGCCTGCCGGCGGGCGTGCTGAACGTGGTCCACGGAGACAAGGTCGCCGTCGACGCGCTGCTCGCCCACCCCGACATCGCGGCCGTGTCCTTCGTCGGCTCCACCCCGATCGCCCGCCACATCCACACCACCGCCTCCGCCAACGGCAAGCGCGTCCAGGCCCTCGGCGGCGCCAAGAACCACATGCTGGTCCTCCCCGACGCCGACCTGGACGCCGCCGCCGACGCGGCCGTCTCCGCCGCCTACGGCTCCGCCGGCGAACGCTGCATGGCGATCTCCGCCGTCGTCGCCGTCGGCGCCATCGCCGACACGCTGGTGGAGAAGATCCGCGAGCGCGCCGAGAAGATCAAGATCGGCCCCGGCAACGACCCCACCTCCGAGATGGGCCCGCTGATCACCGCCGCCCACCGCGACAAGGTCGCCTCGTACGTCAAGGGCGCGGCCGCGCAGGGCGCCGACGTGGTCCTGGACGGCACCGGCTACACGGTCGAGGGCAACGAGAACGGCCACTGGATCGGCCTGTCACTGCTCGACGACGTCAAGACCGACTCCGACGCCTACCGCGACGAGATCTTCGGCCCGGTGCTGTGCGTCCTGCGCACGGAGACCTACGAGGAGGGCGTCGCCCTCATCAACGCCTCGCCGTTCGGCAACGGCACCGCGATCTTCACCCGCGACGGCGGCGCGGCCCGCCGCTTCCAGCTGGAGATCCAGGCGGGCATGGTCGGCGTGAACGTCCCGATCCCCGTGCCGGTGGGCTACCACTCGTTCGGCGGTTGGAAGGACTCCCTCTTCGGGGACCACCACATCTACGGCAACGACGGCATCCACTTCTACACCCGGGGCAAGGTCGTCACCACCCGCTGGCCGGACCCCTCCGACGCCCCGGCGGGCGTCGACCTGGGCTTCCCCCGCAACCACTGA
- a CDS encoding 4'-phosphopantetheinyl transferase superfamily protein, whose protein sequence is MTEEVNQLGGEAPRLGALPARATVAVWALDTTRDVVGGHAVAEASAVLDAGEQDRAGRLLRPGDRHRYVASHLGLRALLGGYLGLAPEKVTLVREDCPCCGGPHGRPAVAGGAVHFSLSHSGDLAYLAFAGSPVGVDVERVPSGQAVADVLRTLHPAETAELLALPEAERRVPMARLWSRKEACLKATGTGLALGLTDPYVGSGPTPAPVTGWTLRDLPAPAGYAAALAVSGR, encoded by the coding sequence GTGACCGAGGAAGTGAATCAACTCGGCGGTGAAGCGCCGCGACTCGGCGCGCTCCCCGCGCGCGCGACCGTGGCCGTGTGGGCCCTGGACACCACGCGCGACGTGGTCGGCGGCCACGCGGTCGCCGAGGCGTCGGCGGTGCTCGACGCCGGCGAACAGGACCGTGCGGGCCGGCTGCTGCGCCCCGGCGACCGGCACCGCTACGTCGCCTCGCACCTGGGGCTTCGCGCGCTGCTCGGCGGCTACCTGGGGCTGGCGCCGGAGAAGGTCACGCTGGTCCGCGAGGACTGCCCGTGCTGCGGCGGCCCGCACGGCCGGCCCGCGGTGGCGGGGGGCGCGGTGCACTTCTCGCTGTCCCACAGCGGGGACCTGGCGTACCTGGCGTTCGCCGGGTCGCCGGTGGGGGTCGACGTGGAGCGCGTACCGAGCGGGCAGGCGGTGGCCGACGTCCTGCGGACCCTGCACCCGGCGGAGACGGCGGAACTCCTCGCGCTCCCGGAAGCGGAACGGCGCGTGCCGATGGCCCGGTTGTGGTCCCGCAAGGAGGCCTGCCTCAAGGCCACCGGTACGGGCCTGGCCCTCGGGCTGACCGACCCGTACGTCGGCTCGGGCCCCACCCCCGCCCCGGTGACGGGCTGGACCCTGCGCGACCTGCCGGCCCCGGCGGGCTACGCCGCGGCCCTGGCCGTGTCCGGGCGTTGA
- a CDS encoding STAS domain-containing protein, whose product MTDRTLTATRHTHSRGATVLVVVGELDHHTAPELTRVIRETPFGPDVPVLIDVSELTYCDSTGITVLVGAYHRAHEVDAALLIVGLNPELTNVFRIVGLDQLFTFQPTVEDAVNALHA is encoded by the coding sequence GTGACCGACCGCACCCTGACCGCCACCCGCCACACCCACTCCCGCGGTGCCACCGTGCTGGTGGTCGTCGGCGAACTCGACCACCACACCGCACCGGAACTCACCCGGGTCATCCGGGAGACGCCCTTCGGCCCCGACGTCCCCGTACTGATCGACGTCTCCGAGCTCACCTACTGCGACTCCACCGGCATCACCGTGCTCGTCGGCGCCTACCACCGTGCGCACGAGGTCGACGCCGCCCTGCTCATCGTCGGGCTGAACCCCGAGCTGACGAACGTCTTCCGCATCGTCGGCCTCGATCAGCTCTTCACCTTCCAGCCCACCGTCGAGGACGCCGTCAACGCCCTGCACGCCTAG
- a CDS encoding WxL protein peptidoglycan domain-containing protein — MRTRTSPSGTPHGPRPGRRPDPLLDPLHGLRLDLRLRLRLGLLLGLLLPVAGLLPAVSASAADNGTWGVFPTPAAGAAMTDRAYFFHQGAAGSTVRDSVTIVNSSDRELTFQVFATDAVNTPVGGAFALLPVESKPKDVGTWTALSTGAAGTVTVAPKGREDIPFTVKVPEDATPGDHVGGIVALNTAVEGVRADGKVQVGVKRSVGARLYFRVPGPLTPGLSVEDVRVSRGAPLLPWFKDARATVSYALVNRGNVVVEPKVRISAEGLFGRDVLDRPGREPRLVLLPGQRIELTEPWADSPQLDWVTVKVAAGASAYPDLASESETDFLAVPWLAAGIALLLTVAGIAFAILRRRRNMGPQQVEDVPHLARTP; from the coding sequence ATGCGCACCCGCACCTCCCCGTCCGGTACGCCCCACGGGCCGCGGCCCGGTCGACGCCCCGACCCTCTCCTCGACCCTCTCCACGGCCTTCGCCTCGACCTTCGCCTCCGCCTTCGCCTCGGTCTGCTCCTCGGCCTGCTCCTGCCGGTCGCGGGCCTGCTCCCCGCCGTCTCGGCCTCGGCCGCCGACAACGGCACGTGGGGGGTGTTCCCGACGCCGGCCGCCGGTGCCGCGATGACGGACCGGGCGTACTTCTTCCACCAGGGCGCGGCCGGGAGCACCGTCCGCGACAGCGTGACGATCGTGAACTCCTCCGACAGGGAGCTGACCTTCCAGGTCTTCGCGACCGACGCCGTGAACACCCCGGTGGGCGGCGCGTTCGCACTGTTGCCGGTCGAGTCGAAGCCGAAGGACGTGGGCACCTGGACGGCGCTGTCGACCGGGGCCGCCGGTACCGTCACCGTCGCGCCGAAGGGCCGCGAGGACATCCCGTTCACCGTGAAGGTCCCGGAGGACGCGACCCCGGGCGATCACGTCGGTGGGATCGTCGCGCTGAACACGGCGGTGGAGGGCGTCCGGGCGGACGGCAAGGTGCAGGTCGGGGTGAAGCGCTCGGTCGGCGCCCGCCTGTACTTCCGGGTACCGGGACCGCTGACACCCGGCCTGAGCGTGGAGGACGTGCGGGTCAGCCGGGGCGCGCCGCTGCTGCCCTGGTTCAAGGACGCGCGTGCGACCGTCTCGTACGCGCTGGTCAACCGGGGCAACGTGGTCGTGGAGCCGAAGGTGAGGATCTCCGCCGAGGGTCTGTTCGGGCGGGACGTGCTGGACCGGCCGGGCCGCGAACCGAGGCTCGTGCTGCTGCCCGGACAACGGATCGAGCTCACCGAACCGTGGGCGGACTCACCACAGTTGGACTGGGTGACGGTCAAGGTGGCGGCGGGGGCGAGCGCCTACCCGGATCTCGCCTCGGAGTCCGAGACGGACTTCCTCGCCGTACCGTGGCTCGCCGCGGGCATCGCGCTGCTGTTGACGGTCGCCGGCATCGCCTTCGCGATACTGCGCCGCAGGAGGAACATGGGGCCACAACAAGTGGAAGACGTACCGCACTTGGCGCGGACGCCCTGA
- a CDS encoding GNAT family N-acetyltransferase, with protein sequence MDIRRALTTAELRAAEGLFDGPAREDWSARFLAAPGHLMLVAYVDGVPAGMVSGVEMSHPDKGTEMCLYELSVDEGYRRRGIGRSLTLALADEARARGCYGMWVGVDTDNEAALATYASAGSRDEGLFTMRGWPLAPEPADTTATADPIPGSVL encoded by the coding sequence ATGGACATTCGCCGCGCCCTCACCACCGCGGAACTGCGGGCCGCCGAGGGGCTCTTCGACGGGCCGGCCCGCGAGGACTGGTCGGCTCGTTTCCTGGCCGCGCCCGGACACCTGATGCTCGTCGCGTACGTGGACGGCGTGCCCGCCGGCATGGTCTCGGGGGTGGAGATGAGCCATCCCGACAAGGGCACCGAGATGTGCCTGTACGAGCTGTCGGTCGACGAGGGGTACCGGCGGCGCGGCATCGGTCGGAGCCTCACGCTGGCCTTGGCCGACGAGGCCCGCGCCCGGGGCTGTTACGGCATGTGGGTGGGGGTCGACACGGACAACGAGGCCGCGCTGGCCACCTACGCGTCCGCCGGGTCCCGCGACGAGGGCCTGTTCACGATGCGCGGCTGGCCCCTCGCCCCGGAGCCCGCCGACACCACCGCCACCGCCGACCCAATTCCGGGCTCCGTGCTCTGA
- a CDS encoding S8 family peptidase: MTAFTALLPAAALLATAALPTAPAGETAAAEAPLAPYVVVLKDSTRAPAAARALAAEAAQSGDEVRAVYDTALNGFALRTTASRAAALAADPRVASVEPDAVFHVDDTQPQAPWTLDRIDQRDLPLDASYTYGTKAAGVTAYVLDTGINTAHQEFGGRARFGHNAVRSETATDCNGHGSHVAGTIGGATYGVAKGVSLVAVKVADCRGDGRLSDMLRGLDWTVRDAVRGKTPAVANMSMGGARSYALDAAVVRAVASGITFTVAAGNSAEDACDGSPSRVPQAITVGATDSGDRGAAFSGHGRCVDLFAPGVSVVSAWKGSTTALARATGTSMAAPHVAGAAALILAGGTAKTPEEVTSALLRDAGRDRITGLPAGTANLLLHTPSGH; the protein is encoded by the coding sequence ATGACCGCATTCACCGCGCTGCTCCCGGCCGCCGCCCTGCTGGCGACGGCCGCCCTGCCGACCGCGCCCGCCGGCGAGACCGCCGCCGCCGAAGCCCCCCTCGCTCCCTACGTCGTGGTCCTCAAGGACAGCACGCGCGCGCCCGCCGCCGCCCGCGCCCTCGCCGCCGAGGCGGCGCAGTCCGGAGACGAGGTGCGGGCCGTCTACGACACCGCGCTGAACGGGTTCGCCCTGCGCACGACCGCCTCCCGCGCCGCCGCCCTGGCCGCCGATCCCCGGGTGGCGTCGGTCGAACCGGACGCCGTGTTCCACGTCGACGACACACAGCCGCAGGCGCCCTGGACCCTGGACCGGATCGACCAGCGCGATCTCCCGCTCGACGCCTCGTACACGTACGGTACGAAGGCTGCGGGCGTCACGGCGTACGTCCTGGACACCGGGATCAACACGGCGCACCAGGAGTTCGGCGGGCGCGCCCGCTTCGGCCACAACGCGGTGCGGTCCGAGACGGCGACCGACTGCAACGGGCACGGCTCGCACGTGGCGGGCACCATCGGCGGGGCCACGTACGGGGTCGCGAAGGGGGTGTCCCTCGTGGCCGTGAAGGTGGCCGACTGCAGGGGCGACGGCCGACTGTCGGACATGCTGCGCGGCCTGGACTGGACGGTGCGGGACGCCGTCCGCGGCAAGACGCCCGCGGTGGCCAACATGAGCATGGGGGGCGCCCGCAGTTACGCCCTGGACGCGGCGGTCGTCCGAGCGGTGGCCTCCGGGATCACCTTCACGGTGGCCGCCGGGAACTCCGCCGAGGACGCCTGCGACGGATCTCCGTCCCGGGTCCCCCAGGCCATCACGGTGGGCGCCACCGACTCCGGCGACCGCGGGGCCGCGTTCTCCGGCCACGGCCGGTGCGTGGACCTCTTCGCGCCGGGCGTGTCCGTCGTGTCCGCGTGGAAGGGCTCCACCACCGCCCTCGCGCGCGCCACCGGCACCTCCATGGCGGCCCCGCACGTGGCGGGGGCCGCCGCGTTGATCCTGGCCGGCGGCACGGCCAAGACCCCCGAGGAGGTCACCTCCGCCCTGCTGCGGGACGCCGGGAGGGACCGGATCACCGGCCTCCCGGCGGGGACCGCGAACCTGCTGCTGCACACCCCGAGCGGCCACTGA
- a CDS encoding SpoIIE family protein phosphatase produces the protein MTRSEDADPQATAPAGTDVFAADEVVGRDLALVDWAATTPLGNPEGWPQSLKTTVSILLSSKFSMWMAWGPELTFFCNAAYRRDTLGRKYPWALGRPASEVWAEIWDAIGPRIDTVLTTGEATWDQALLLFVERSGYPEESYHTFSYSPLRDDAGHVVGMLCVVSEETDRVIGERRMATLRDLGSDPSVVRTEQEMLDFARLQLSRNPYDLPFTLTYLFQEDGGAALAAATGIRDDHPAAVDHLPPGSETVWPTAAAARGESALVPLVGTVFADLPTGERPEVPLQAMVVPLRQQGGAPYGFMVVGLNRYRDLDDGYRGFVELVAGHVATGVASARSYQAQQRRAEELAELDRAKTAFFSNISHEFRTPLTLIMGPVEELRERLTDADAGVREELEVVHRNGLRLGKLVNTLLDFSRIEAGRMQAGYEPVDLAAVTGELASVFRSAVDRAGLDFRVDCPPLPEPVFIDRSMWEKVVLNLLSNALKFTFDGSIGIAVGTEDGAAVVTVVDTGIGVAAQEMPRLFERFHRIENARARSNEGSGIGLALVKELVGLHGGEIGATSTEGHGTRFTIRLPFGTAHLPADAVLAEAGTGAAPLATDPFVQEALRWLPGERTAATPAAVTDIEEGIVGPTHGPTHGPALPVHVLVADDNADMREYLSRLLLGAGYQVSTVNDGRQALGAVRAKAFDLVVSDVMMPHLDGLALVAALRADPRTASVPVLLLSARAGQEASIEGLRAGADDYLVKPFAAADLLARVRANIELARLRNHHARWRTALVDSLQEAFFVCDEDGAVIEINAAFTDILGYGPEGLPYRPTHPWWPDAGTDSEAHRQVGEAFALLLGSTKGSYTIPITHRDGHRLWATATFNQVDDPDTGRRVTVGTFRDVTAEHYAIQRESALAALGTCLSRATSVPEALAGALDELKKLWRARSVLAAVFDHGDEPTLTSTDVPPAWSELPAGRRGALEGLRRGPILTPVADPTGAGILLEFPEGPLVLWMDLGENRPFTGEDQLLLSLLAGHLAQGLNRAHQFDQQRETAIALQRAILGPSRLPAGFAVRYEPATQPLEVGGDWYDTVTLPDGRIGIVVGDCVGRGLEAASVMGQLRSACRALLLQDASPAQTLMALDQFAAGVPGAVCTTVFCGVLNSETGQLTYSSAGHPPGILVGPDGATRLLEDGRSLPLAVRPGNQRPEGSCTIPARSTLLLYTDGLVERRRRPLSAGIDQASEALQDGRDTSVDDLATHVMSRLAPVDGYDDDVALLLYRHPAPLEMSFPAESSQLAPVRKTLRGWLAQCDLPPTTVQNVLVAAGEACANAIEHGHRDAPGDAIHLRAEAYVDNLHLTIADTGRWKAPQPELNTHRGRGMGLMRAVMQQVTITPGPSGTTVDMHTRIA, from the coding sequence GTGACGCGTTCCGAGGACGCCGATCCGCAGGCGACGGCGCCGGCCGGAACCGACGTGTTCGCCGCCGACGAGGTGGTCGGCCGGGATCTGGCCCTCGTGGACTGGGCGGCGACCACCCCGCTCGGGAACCCCGAGGGCTGGCCGCAGAGCCTCAAGACGACCGTGAGCATCCTCCTGTCGTCGAAGTTCTCGATGTGGATGGCCTGGGGACCGGAACTCACGTTCTTCTGCAACGCCGCCTACCGGCGCGACACCCTGGGCCGGAAGTACCCGTGGGCCCTGGGCCGGCCGGCGAGCGAGGTCTGGGCGGAGATCTGGGACGCCATCGGCCCCCGCATCGACACCGTGCTCACCACCGGGGAAGCGACCTGGGACCAGGCGCTGCTGCTCTTCGTGGAGCGCTCCGGATACCCCGAGGAGAGCTACCACACGTTCTCCTACAGCCCGCTGCGCGACGACGCCGGGCACGTGGTCGGCATGCTGTGCGTGGTCAGCGAGGAGACCGACCGGGTCATCGGCGAACGACGGATGGCCACCCTCCGCGACCTCGGCTCCGACCCCAGCGTGGTGCGCACCGAACAGGAGATGCTCGACTTCGCCCGTCTGCAACTGAGCCGCAACCCGTACGACCTGCCGTTCACGCTGACGTACCTCTTCCAAGAGGACGGCGGCGCCGCGCTGGCCGCGGCCACCGGCATACGCGACGATCACCCGGCCGCGGTGGACCACCTCCCGCCGGGCTCCGAGACGGTGTGGCCGACCGCCGCCGCGGCTCGGGGCGAGTCCGCGCTGGTGCCGTTGGTCGGCACCGTGTTCGCGGACCTGCCGACGGGGGAACGGCCCGAAGTACCCCTCCAGGCAATGGTCGTGCCCTTGCGGCAGCAGGGTGGCGCCCCGTACGGATTCATGGTCGTCGGCCTGAACCGGTACCGGGACCTGGACGACGGATACCGCGGCTTCGTGGAACTGGTCGCCGGGCATGTCGCCACCGGGGTCGCCAGCGCCCGCAGCTACCAGGCACAGCAGCGGCGCGCGGAGGAACTCGCCGAGCTGGACCGGGCGAAGACGGCCTTCTTCTCCAACATCAGCCACGAGTTCCGCACCCCCCTGACACTGATCATGGGGCCGGTGGAGGAACTGCGGGAGCGCCTCACGGACGCGGACGCGGGCGTGCGCGAGGAACTGGAGGTCGTCCACCGCAACGGGCTGCGGCTGGGCAAGCTGGTCAACACGCTGCTGGACTTCTCCCGCATCGAGGCGGGCCGGATGCAGGCGGGCTACGAGCCGGTCGACCTGGCCGCGGTCACCGGTGAACTCGCCAGTGTGTTCCGCTCCGCCGTCGACAGGGCCGGCCTGGACTTCCGGGTCGACTGCCCCCCGCTGCCCGAGCCGGTCTTCATCGACCGGAGCATGTGGGAGAAGGTCGTCCTCAACCTGCTCAGCAACGCGCTGAAGTTCACCTTCGACGGCTCGATCGGCATCGCCGTGGGTACCGAGGACGGTGCGGCGGTGGTGACCGTCGTCGACACCGGGATCGGTGTCGCGGCGCAGGAGATGCCCCGACTGTTCGAACGGTTCCACCGCATCGAGAACGCCCGTGCCCGCTCCAACGAGGGCAGCGGCATCGGCCTGGCCCTGGTGAAGGAACTGGTCGGCCTGCACGGTGGCGAGATCGGCGCCACATCGACCGAGGGCCACGGCACCCGGTTCACCATCCGCTTGCCCTTCGGCACCGCGCACCTGCCCGCCGACGCCGTCCTCGCCGAGGCGGGCACCGGCGCGGCCCCCCTCGCGACCGACCCCTTCGTGCAGGAGGCCCTTCGCTGGCTGCCCGGCGAGCGGACCGCGGCGACGCCCGCCGCGGTCACGGACATCGAGGAGGGCATCGTCGGACCGACTCACGGACCGACTCACGGACCTGCGCTCCCGGTCCACGTCCTGGTCGCCGACGACAACGCCGACATGCGCGAGTACCTCAGCCGCCTGTTGCTCGGCGCCGGCTACCAGGTCAGCACGGTCAACGACGGCCGGCAGGCGCTGGGGGCCGTCCGCGCGAAGGCCTTCGACCTGGTGGTCAGCGATGTCATGATGCCCCACTTGGACGGCCTCGCCCTGGTCGCGGCGCTGCGGGCCGACCCGCGCACCGCCTCGGTACCCGTGCTGCTGCTGTCCGCCCGGGCCGGACAGGAAGCGTCCATCGAAGGCCTGCGCGCCGGCGCCGACGACTACCTCGTCAAACCGTTCGCCGCGGCCGACCTCCTCGCCCGGGTCAGGGCCAACATCGAACTGGCGCGGCTGCGCAACCACCACGCCCGCTGGCGCACCGCACTGGTGGACTCCCTCCAGGAGGCCTTCTTCGTCTGCGACGAGGACGGCGCCGTCATCGAGATCAACGCCGCCTTCACCGACATCCTCGGCTACGGCCCCGAGGGCCTGCCCTACCGGCCGACCCACCCCTGGTGGCCCGACGCCGGCACCGACTCCGAGGCGCACCGGCAGGTCGGCGAGGCCTTCGCCCTGCTGCTGGGCAGCACCAAGGGCTCGTACACCATCCCGATCACCCACCGCGACGGACACCGGCTGTGGGCGACGGCCACCTTCAACCAGGTCGACGATCCCGACACCGGGCGCCGCGTGACCGTCGGCACCTTCCGCGACGTGACCGCCGAGCACTACGCCATCCAGCGCGAAAGCGCCCTGGCAGCTCTGGGCACCTGCCTGTCCCGGGCGACCAGCGTGCCCGAGGCACTCGCCGGCGCGCTGGACGAACTGAAGAAGCTGTGGCGTGCCCGGTCGGTCCTGGCAGCGGTCTTCGACCACGGCGACGAACCCACACTGACCTCCACCGACGTCCCGCCCGCCTGGTCCGAACTGCCCGCCGGCCGGCGTGGGGCGCTCGAAGGCCTGCGCCGGGGACCGATCCTGACCCCGGTCGCCGACCCCACCGGGGCCGGCATCCTCCTGGAGTTCCCCGAAGGCCCGCTCGTCCTGTGGATGGACCTCGGCGAGAACCGGCCCTTCACCGGTGAGGACCAGCTGCTGCTGTCCCTCCTCGCCGGCCACCTCGCCCAGGGACTGAACCGCGCACACCAGTTCGATCAGCAGCGCGAGACCGCCATCGCCCTGCAACGCGCCATCCTGGGCCCCTCCCGACTGCCCGCCGGTTTCGCCGTCCGCTACGAACCCGCGACCCAGCCCCTGGAGGTCGGCGGGGACTGGTACGACACCGTCACCCTGCCCGACGGCCGTATCGGCATCGTCGTCGGCGACTGCGTCGGCCGGGGCCTCGAAGCCGCCAGCGTCATGGGCCAACTGCGCAGCGCCTGCCGCGCCCTGTTGCTCCAGGACGCCAGCCCCGCCCAGACGCTGATGGCCCTCGACCAGTTCGCCGCCGGTGTGCCGGGCGCGGTCTGCACCACCGTTTTCTGTGGCGTGCTCAACTCCGAGACCGGGCAACTGACGTACTCCAGCGCCGGCCACCCGCCCGGCATCCTCGTCGGCCCCGACGGCGCCACCCGGCTCCTCGAGGACGGGCGCTCCCTGCCGCTGGCCGTCCGGCCCGGCAACCAACGCCCCGAAGGCTCCTGCACCATCCCGGCCCGGTCCACCCTGCTGCTGTACACCGACGGTCTCGTCGAACGCCGCCGTCGCCCGCTCAGCGCGGGCATAGACCAGGCCAGTGAAGCGCTCCAGGACGGCCGGGACACCTCGGTCGACGACCTCGCCACCCACGTCATGTCCCGGTTGGCGCCCGTCGACGGCTACGACGACGACGTCGCCCTGCTGCTCTACCGACACCCGGCCCCGCTTGAGATGTCCTTCCCCGCCGAATCGTCCCAGCTCGCCCCCGTCCGCAAGACGCTGCGCGGCTGGCTGGCCCAGTGCGACCTGCCCCCCACCACGGTGCAGAACGTCCTGGTCGCCGCCGGCGAGGCATGCGCCAACGCCATCGAGCACGGCCACCGCGACGCCCCCGGTGACGCCATCCACCTCCGGGCCGAGGCGTACGTCGACAATCTGCACCTGACCATTGCCGACACCGGCCGCTGGAAAGCCCCGCAGCCGGAACTCAACACCCACCGCGGCCGCGGGATGGGCCTGATGCGCGCAGTGATGCAGCAGGTCACCATCACCCCCGGCCCGTCCGGCACCACCGTCGACATGCATACGAGGATCGCCTGA